ggccctaatcctcttctgtATAATTGTGTAAATTTGTGTTGTATGTGGGGGGAAAAATAGACAGGAAATGTCCAAAGGatctaaaaattacaaatatatcccATCTTGCCAACACCTGCAGCATTAACTCAACTGTTCAAATTAACTCTGCAAAAACCAAGGGAGCCTAAGACCTATTAGGAAAGGTGTCAAGTGTGGTGAAACCAGgaaaacaggaaagaaaacaaacccagcaggaaaaataaacatcaagcctagacagaaaaaaaacttaagtaaCATCTAAAGCACATTTGAATGTAAAGGAAGCTAAAATGTCACTTATcagaaatagttttaaatgcaAATCTGAGTTTATTATTAAacgtataaacctatacacaatgAAACTGAGGTTTAATACCCCACAATTTAAACGGTTATAACTGTTTGCTTAAGTGTAAGTTAAAATTgtgttataatacattaaatgttttcCTCTGTTGTGACGTCATAACACAATTTTTGCTCAAAGAAATggaccatgcacacacacacagaacacagtcCAAAGGTCTTCTCCTCAATCAGGCAGAAACATGAAAGTTCATAAGAGTTTGGTTTTGTGATCATAACACTCCCCAGACCTCCTCAAACGCTGAACACATCTTGGCACAGGTCAGAGCTGCAGACAGAGGATAGTTACTGATGGACACCGTCTTCTCTGTGTAGTCAATATTCACCTATGACAGGATGGAGAAACAGATCAGTGATTTATTTCAAAAGCGATGACACAATTCACTTTCATGAAATTATTTTCTATGCGTTTCATTTAGCTGTGAGGAGAAGTGTAAACAGACTCACGGTTCCATGTGCAAATGCACCAATGACAACAGCGGCAGGTCCATCTTCAGGGACAATTGTTCTGGGACACACAGCATCTCCTGCTTTGAACGATGTCGAATATCGGGGGCATCCAGGTGGCAGGTGGTCCGATACTGGATTTTTAATCAGCCTCAACAAACGCTGAGGACCATCTGCTGCTCTCACACTCAGCTTGTGCAGCAGCTGGACTACAGGAggacaaacagtaaaataaacttACTCGGAATCTGAGACCTACAGCATTTTCTGCATtacaaaactgacaaaattaAACGGATTGTTGATTACAGCAAATATGCAAATGGTGTGAATTTACCCATTAGTCCACAAAAGCGTGCAAAAGTGCGAGGAATTCTCGTCTGTGGGTTGATCTCGATCAAAGCATTCTTCTCTGTGTGAATGTACACCTGAAGCAGTCCAGCTCTGTTCAGAGGACTGTCCAGTAACATCAACAGACACTGTGGGAAACGGTTTTAGTTGTCAGAAcatatttacaaagattttattCACCAtgcattcaaaacatttataataagttgTAACCTATTATACTTTTCAACTAAAACCATAGCGTATCCGATCAATAATTTCTCATTAAAAAGTGATTGCGAAAAAAACGTAAACCTTTTGTATTTGATCATATTACTGCATTTCAAATGTAACATGAACTATGTTTAACTCAGATGTTAAGAGTTGAAGAGCTTTACCTGATGTGTGATATCAGGGCGAATCTTCCCAGGGTCTCTTCCACTTTTTATGATCATACTCTTATGTTGATCACAGTTCAGCAACTCAAATGTCTTTCCAACCTGCATAGAGATGCGTTAATATTTACATACTGAGACATACCCTGCGCCCCGATGTGCATacagtattgaaaattactaatatcacatagaattaaggatggatagtatgcacattgggacgctgGTATACAGTTAGGAGAAGTATTATTGTTAACGCTTTAGTGGCAATCCCAGTGAGTAACACCGATGCGGTGATTAGTTGTCATTACCTTTACGGTTTCTAGCGTCGCTCcttctaaaacaacaacaagacgCTTTTCCGCCATCTGCTCGTGCAAActtttttgctgttttgccggTTTTGGATCATATTCATCTAAATGCTCCAGACCACGCTTGTCTCCAGCGTGTGCAGCCATGTTGACACAGAGCTCCGACGCATTAAATGTGCGTCACAAAAACGCGTTTATTCAGAATCGCGCTGGCTGATGACGGCAAAACGGTCTTATCTAAAATACTTCATTCACGTTAGATAATGAAATAGGTGTTTTCTGGTGTAAATTGAGCCGTTATTGTTTCACATAATTACAATGTAGAACTTAGTTCTGAAAATAGATTAAATgctattattaaaacaataatacagaatTTATAAACACCCAGACACAATTTTCTCTTAGAAACTGAAATAATTCATAATCATGAGAAAGACATTTCCAAATTATTAGGACTTTTCtgagtcaaaattatttatttattaaatctatgtgtatgcattttaatgtaatctctctttttttgcctTTGAAATTAAGATAATTATATAATGATTAATTTCATGTACATAATCCTTTCATTTTTGTACTGATTAATGTTCTGCGCTAAAACGTGAAATTCCTTGACTACAGACCAAAAAGCACACatgcaaaaaatactttttttaatgtttcatccaaatataatacattttaaatataagagTGGCATTCATGATACATTCAGACAGTAACCAGTTTAACTGTGGTATTTATAGTAACCACGTGTAAACCGGTGTAACTTTGTAAACAAACTATGCTAgttgttgttaaaaaaagaaaacaagtatgaGATTCCCTCCCttcccaaaaatattattttgtatgaaTCAACATTTCCCCCAAAATTCAATCCTATAGTAAAAGCATGGTACAATTTCTAAGTGCTGTGAGAGAACATATCCACCAAGCAGGTTTTAACTGTTCATCATACTGTACCTgatttatcaaatatgataatatttcttaaatgtaCGTGACTTTTCTAAACCCATTACTTAACAAGtgaatataaaaagttttatgaTCTCTGGAATGACCTTCTTTTACTAAACAGTGAGCAGCTCCAATGGTTCAATAGTCCCAAACAAGCTCCAAAAGGTCTCAGAAGACATGAGTTCCTCTCAGATTCAGTGCAGCGTCCGACTCTGACACGTCTCACGAGGGTAACTCTGAGATTTATTCACACAGGTCAGCGGTTTGGGGCAGAAGCCAGAGTTTGAACACAGGACTGTCACCAGGAAGGAAGGTTCAAAGGGCATGAACTCATGGTAGGAGTCAGCGTCACACGTTACCTGTAACATATGATTTGAACATTTTGATTAGCACACATGCTTGAGTGCTTCTACATTTCTCATTGACATTCTCTGTACCTTTGTAAAGGAGGAGAGGAACAGGTGAATGTAAGAGAGGCCTGATAGAGATGAGTCTCCTGGATGCCTTGTGAAACTCATCTTATAAgcctgtaaacaaacaaacatggaacatACAATGTTAAGAAAGATAAAAGTTGGGTTCATCGTTAAATAGCAATGAAAAGCCTGTTGTAGAttagagcaggggttttcaaactgaggGCCGCAAGGGAGTGCATTTaaaagtttagagaaaaacaatgtaaaaaatgtaaaaataattaataataaaacattttcagataaataaataaaaaataggttaaaataaatagctaaaagGTACTACCGTgagtcagaaaaacaaaaatttaaattgctggaaatgtactcaccctcggaccatccaagatgtagatgagttttcttcatcataacagattttgacaaatttatcattacatcgcttgctcaccagtggatcctctgacgtgaatgggtgccgtcagaatgagagttcaaacagctcataaaaacatcacaataagtcATAAGTAATGCACATAACTTTAGTCCATCATTTAACTtctaaagtaaaagaaaaaaaaagagtttgtaaGAAAAATCCAAAATTTGGCTATAGCAAAATCCATAATACCATAATAACACTTccaccagtgaaaaagtccatcacaTCAAAGTCCTCCTATATATTTGTTTAGCactatttttgattgtttttgctttaaatggtgcttgatctgtgcatatttctctcctgattcagacgagatgacttttccactggagaaagcaatattgcGGATAAAGAACTCATATTGTAGACAGAAGAaaaaattttaagtaaaacatttctggaattgatggatttgtttcttacacacaACAAACAAGCAACAAAAGACGTTACttgatggactgaagttgtgTCGAGTACTTTATCTGCTGTTTGAACACTCAtactgacggtacccattcactgcagaggatccacttgtGAGCAAATGATGAAATGGTATATTTCTCCAAGAAACAAATTcacctacatattggatggcctgaaggcAAGTTATttatcagcaaattttcattttttgctgaactattcctttaacggaaacaaaatatttagcaaataatattttagactttttagGATGAGGGTGCCCCCACACAAGGATAGTCATATTTGGGGGTTTGCGGCATCTAAAAGATTGAAAACCCCTGATCTAGAGTAAGTTAGCTTACATCCAGTGCCACTTGTAGAGCAGTGTACTGCACCCAAACCTCCTGCTGTTTACTGGGGGAAAGAGAGAATGTGACAACCCATCCTGGATCCTTGGTCACACTCAGATAATGAGACCATATGCACTTGCTCTCTGACTCTGGATTGTTGGCCTGCGTTTGGACTAATGATGAGAAACAGAAGGCGtttaaaaacactcacacactcacacatgcacattcaCGTTGAGTGATTGAGGTACATACTGACTTACTATTAGGGAGCAGAAGGTGGAGAAGATCTTTAGCCATCAGAGATCCCAGTGTGCCATAATTCAGTGCCCTATATAATATTGATGTACATTTTCATGCATGCATATAACATCTTCAGCACATAAAACTAGAAAAGTGGATTAAAAAATAAggcataaaaacaggaaaatttaAGACATTATTTCAGGGAGCATCAAAAGATCAGATTTCATTCATTATGATTCACAGTAGCATTTCAGAATACCACTATTTTACTAAAAGTGgtgcaaaatatattttggaatgtAATAGTATTTCCACTGAATGAATATTCTGCTTCATGCTGTATGCTGTCACTAGATACCTGGGATATGAGGAATGGAAGAAGGGTGACACAAACATTCCAACAGGGATGATGATGTCATTACCAGAGATGGATGGAGTGATAGACAAACTAGAGGTGAGGGAAGACAGAAATACAAAACGGATGATGACTTAAAGTTGGCATCAAATGTAAATTCACCctatctgttttctaaatttatatTACTGAACTATGATCAACCTAAAGCTCGCATTCAGATCTTCcaccatccaatcaacaacccaTGGATAGAATCAAGTCTCTGCCTTATACTTcttcattttcaataatccatttCACTttgatgtacatcacaatatggaGAGTAATATCTGTCGCTACTCCCGTTACATCATAACTTTAATATCAGAATAGTGACAACCCAAGAAAGAtggaaatttttttaataaataagagaCTATTAATTCCTATGAACGTAATATGTACGTAATGTCAGTTTATTAGTGATTCAGTTAATGTGaagtaaaactgtttttaaaattagttGAGACTTTTGAAGAATCCATGGATATAAAATAAGTGCAAATAACTTAGGGCACATGAGCATTATAATGTCTGAGTTTTAtcttataaatacatattttattttaaaaacaattcaataaaaataaaataattataatgcatttatattaaaaataataataaaaaatatatatatatatatatatatataaactaaagaataataataataataataataataataaatatatatatatatatatatatatatatatatatatatatatatatatatatatagtacaggtcaaaagtttggaaacattactattttttttttcatgtttttgaaagaagtttcttctgctcatcaagcctgcatttatttgatcaaaaatacagaaaaaaatgtaatattgtgatatattattacaatttaaaataattgtttttaaatttattatactttaaattatcatttatttctgtgatgcaaagctgaatttttaggatcattataaaatgatcctttagaaatcattcttatatgatgattcattatcaaagttggaaaacagttctgctgcttcatattttttcagaacatgtgatacttttttaggatactttgatgaataaaaagtaaaaaaaaaaaaaaaaaaaagctatgttttttaaaaatataaatattttgtaataacaatatacactactggtcagtaatttgaggtcagtaattttttcttctttcttttttaaataaaatcaatacttttattcagcaaggatgtgttaaattgataaaaagtgataggaaagaaaatatattattagaatatatattattagattttttatttttattttgaataaatgcagttcttttttaaccttttattcatcaaatatattagacagcagaactgtttccaaacactcataataaatcagaatattagaatgatttctaaatgatcatgtgatagactggatgttacatgtgacactgaaggctggagtaatgatgctgaaaattcagctttgcatcacaggaataaattattttttttaaagcatattcaaatagaaaactattactataaattgtaataatatttcacaatattactgttttttctgtatttttgatcaaataaatgcaggcttgatgagcagaagagacttctttcaaaaacattaaaaatagtaatttttaaaacctgtactgtatatatatatatatataaaactaaagaAGATTTTCTCGTATTTGACATTGGCAAAACATTACCCAAAATGTCACTGCAAATAGAGAGCACTAACCCTTCAGTCAGTGTGCCGTGTGAGAGCAGTCTGCTCCTGCTCTTCTGCTCCAGCACCAGCATCTGCAGATAGTTGGAGAAAAAATCCTCCTCGCTCAAAACCACCTagtgcagagagacagagagaaacagcCAATGAAGCCCTCTCAATGTGAAGGAAGGAatccataaatgaaaatgtttcattcactACATTGACTGTTAATTCACTCATCGAAATGAATTGCAATTCATTCATTTACCTCTGCATAGAGATGGTTGAGTTCTGCATGACTGAGGTTATTTGTTTTAGTGGAGAGTCTTGGATTAAGAGATTTGATCTGAAAAATATACAAAGTATCAATAATCCATACAGTTTCAGTAGGATATGGATTTGTATATGATTCACAACATACCTTATTCAAAATAAAGGCTGATGATCTGTTGTCCCTCCAGCTCAAATCTGTTAGTTTCTTCTTGAGGGACAAATAAACATCACGAATCAGCTCCTCAGCCTGGCAGAGACAGAAAAACACCAGTGATATCAAAACATGACTTTGCTCTATTAAATTCATGTTCACGAGGTCCAACCAAAATGTACCTCTTTCTGTGCATGTCTTTCTCTAATTGCATGACTGAGTAGAGTGTCAAACCCTCGCTCCGTCTGCTGAACGCATCGCAACCAGCGTGGGATCTCCTAAAATCAATAGACAGTATAAGTGAGAGAAATATATAATGCAGTCTGCATTGCTTCAGTTTACACAAACAGGCATTGTGGGTAATTTATTCAATGCAGACCCACCTCCTGTGTGTCTCCAGTCGCAATGGAAAAGTTTCTCATTGTTTGGAAGAACCTCGAGTCCAGCGCAGGAATGAGTGTGTGCAAAAGACTAAAGATCATGTATGTATGAAGTGGACGGCTGCAGATATTTACACACAAGCACATATGGAGAAACAaacatttgtgtcaataatcAACATCTATCACATTTGCTTAGGAAAATATGACTATAAAGTGACTTACGTGCCCATCATCTCATGCTGGACTTGCCATATACTGATTGTCTGGGACATGTGGATAATGTACGGGAGATTGTGGACTAAAACaagatctgattggctgataggaAGAGGCTGAAATGTGGCTTGTAGGCAAGCAAGCCAATCAATGgctggagccagagtctgtgagGCACAGGAAGTCCATTAGTACACATTTCaggtactgtatattatttgggttaatgatattgttattattattattattattattattattattattatttgtccagATCTatcattgtatttaaaaatatataaaaaaatgaatttcattCACTATAACTTGAATAGGCCTAGACATCTTCTAtgatacaaatgtttttaatttctgaaattttTAAATTGCCATAAATTTCttagaaaaatattatatcaaaactttactacttattaatatttgaataactTCTTTCCACCAAATACAAGTCATgtagtttgaaaaataaaatcatctgttctggtgttgttattgttatatagcaaaatattaaagtgtaaagtaaaaattgaaatggaaactgaaaaaaaaaatacgaataaatactataaaagtatttaaataatactaaaattacacaaCCAACATGCAAAAATATATGCAGAAAAACATAAACAGGAAATAATATGAAAGAGGCATTGCAGTAAAATCttccctagtgtgtgtgtgtgtgtgtgtgtgtgtgtgtgtatatatatatatatatatatatatatatatatatatatatatatatatatatatatatatatatatatatatatatatatatatataaactatgcaataatttatttaaaatacatttatttcatactaagtatacttcaaaccataatatatttattgatatatcacttaagatatatactgatataaaattattatttcaacattatttggagtattcattttctttatattataatctctgtataatatcagtctttaattAATAAGGATTGTATAATGTCtgtataatatcagtctttaaagtcctcatgaaatcaaaatggactttATTTACTTAGCACACATTGCTAGTCTGGAGTTGAACAGTTCGAGGGGTGAGAACCAGAAgggcataaatacacacacttgtggtcttcatgctcacttgaacacttgggccaaatacaggaaatacatcatataaacaaaaaatccataaaaaacaaagacaacaattatagtaattaaaaaaggGCAAAAATGTACCTGAAGTGTACTTGCAAGATATCAGAGATACTTAACTATATCTTTAATTGGACCTCACGttaaagtgcattaaattaatttttccaaTTTGGCAGACTTTAAGTATgccagtttagtataccaaaagtacaactgcagggtatttttaaagcacataaatttgtaaaataaaataaatgtggttggtatactacaaatacattttttatactaaaatgtatttcaaatacatagaGTGACTCAGATGTACACACAGACCTGTAGCTCTTGGATGGTAATTCTGTGGTAGAGTAACTTCTGACTGAGGCGGTAGTGGAGAGGGGCCGTGGCCAGAGCCAGAGTTGTGGATAGAGATATGTAAAGACCGCAGTGCTGAGTGGTTTGATTGGAGGGTACACCCAAGAGAGCCAAGTACTGACCACATGACATGTAGAATGGACGCAAATACTGAGAAAGAGGAACAGAGACAACAAAAGAGAAGTTAACAAATTATCGAAGAAGCCTTTAGAAATAATGCATTATGAACACGTGTGGCGCTAAGCTGAACAGAAAATACCTACCCGAGTACTAGCTTTGGATTTCTGTGTCTTGCTATTCCAGTCAATAGGGAATTGAAAATATGGCTCATCAATCTATGGAAATGTACATGGACATTTTTAACCAACATATGGAGTGTAAAACaatctcaaaaacaaaacaaaatattgagGATTCATGCACAGGGGCGTAATACAAAGCACTGCTCAATGAAATGTCTCAGGGATGAAAAGGTAATCAAAATTCTTTTCTTCAGATTTAATTCAGACTTTtcccctcacaattctgaggggGAAGAAAacttcagaattttgagatatatacTCAGAATAACATATTATGTGAGAtattaacttgcaattgcaaaaaaaaaaaaagacaaaacggTGAGAATTgcgacaaaattaaataaaaaattaaataaaaaaggtaattgctttttactttttatcttgcaattctgactttttgtctcagaagtgcaagtttatatctagcagttctgagtttataaaTCACAAATCTGAATTCCAAGAAAAAGGAAACtgttacatatacatttataatagtaagggggaaaagtcagaattgtgagaaaaaagtcacaattacatttttttttttgttctggtgGAAATAAACTTCCATACAAAATACATGGAATCAAATTGTAATCAACTTCAAATACatcaaaacagaaaagaaaactatttcatggggtctttacagcattttaaaattgcTAGGACCAATTTCTCAAAACTTATAGTTCACTTTCTTTCAAACTCAGTTCtcagtttaacagttttttttaaaagggtcatatgatgcgatttcaagttttcctttctctttggagggttacaagctgtttgtgaagagataagatccctaaagttgcaaagactaaagtctcaaatccaaagagattctatttaaaagttaaaggggtcatcggatgctacatgcacttttaagttgtttgaacataaatgtgtgttggcagtgtgtgtacacaaccaccctataatgataaaaatccacccagtgtttttttttttttaatctactaaaatctttatccctttctcaaatcaaattCTTTGCTGCAAACTTTTGAGAATCCAACGTTTAGTGAATCCTGATAAGAActcatcgtcacagttgtaaacacgacgggtttcttctttcgtgagggggtttgacgtcacggcatctttgtttccaggcggaacgttaaagaacgcttCACACACGTCTGCCGGAAATcttgtataattcaaccaatccgatgacgactttgaaactcctgaagtgtttccacttttgtgtgctgtatgcatcagacgttcagccaatgGTCCATGGGCGtaatgtctgaggctgagactagattGACAGAAGTGTTTCAGACTGGACTGGACTGATGTCTTACCTTAAACCCGCCTTGAGCGAGCTGTcttcagtccaccattgttttgACGCCGAAGTAGAtatagacaagaatgtctcctaagcgattgaggtgttctgttgttggatgtaataatgaacatagcagtcatcatttaatGTTACTTCTGATATGTGAtctgctgaagacgcagtggattacgtttgtctTTGAAGAgaatgcgcccccgatctacctaaatgtgccTATCTTCGCGCAAATCATTTTAtggtccagcttcacctacagaaaaagTAGTAtatggttttttaatgaatctttgcaaatcgcctttcctaataatgtgctaattagaaagtttcacgatgaatgcggctaaagtaaacagtctctctgagagtggcttggaagagaggggcagggtcagcagagctaattaacatttaaaggaaaatccTAACAAATGGCTTGACAGTTTTTGACAGGCTAAAgagggtgttttttacactaacattaaaatattttaaccaaactatgttacagacttttcattaagaccttaaagaatcatatcaacttgggcatccaatgacccctttaagactcgtccacaccctcccaAAACACCTTGTTCAAACAcgtgttggaagatttgcataacaccgcccaaatgttcaccaAAGAAAgaagtaactttgattctcgctgtagtattgttgctgccgccaccatgtcgtggagacactgtgtttcgttgcgaaagtgaaaatactttgtttggccttccaaaagaggacacaattagaaatcagtggttaagttgtatttacaacattgttgcagaacagttcaacccaaatattcatgtgtgtgcaacgcattttacagaggactgtttcctgaatctggtagagtagcctacaatgccggctgttctgactcacagcctgtaagtatgttttcatatttaaagaatttgccactgatgattcaaacgtgagttttgagcagtgtagattagcgcttgttgtttgtcggttctctgatcacaaatgcagacatggttttatgtttatgcggcgcgatacgcaacgcaatgtgtaaaaaacagtataagtc
The Cyprinus carpio isolate SPL01 chromosome A16, ASM1834038v1, whole genome shotgun sequence genome window above contains:
- the LOC122147965 gene encoding ribosomal RNA small subunit methyltransferase NEP1-like, coding for MAAHAGDKRGLEHLDEYDPKPAKQQKSLHEQMAEKRLVVVLEGATLETVKVGKTFELLNCDQHKSMIIKSGRDPGKIRPDITHQCLLMLLDSPLNRAGLLQVYIHTEKNALIEINPQTRIPRTFARFCGLMVQLLHKLSVRAADGPQRLLRLIKNPVSDHLPPGCPRYSTSFKAGDAVCPRTIVPEDGPAAVVIGAFAHGTVNIDYTEKTVSISNYPLSAALTCAKMCSAFEEVWGVL
- the LOC109077557 gene encoding kell blood group glycoprotein-like isoform X3, with protein sequence MDENPAVRQEMVTMPEEQPQPHPVVCNKYRGLLLVVFAFSLFAAAFGLGVYCHLQKNADPWMPRWKSGGSYTSEERHSVKGVSNEDNRELDKKKEARTGGIMRMRRETDFQGKSDGQQVKFPDRKTALLKTIKEILEAPEEGVSVNAAEQKAKKYFSTCMDAESTEKVGSKPFLTLIQQLGGWAVSNGLNRTDFNTTLALLMSQYSTFPFFSVYAGSDSGEKQTASSQHYIQIDEPYFQFPIDWNSKTQKSKASTRYLRPFYMSCGQYLALLGVPSNQTTQHCGLYISLSTTLALATAPLHYRLSQKLLYHRITIQELQTLAPAIDWLACLQATFQPLPISQSDLVLVHNLPYIIHMSQTISIWQVQHEMMGTRPLHTYMIFSLLHTLIPALDSRFFQTMRNFSIATGDTQEEIPRWLRCVQQTERGFDTLLSHAIRERHAQKEAEELIRDVYLSLKKKLTDLSWRDNRSSAFILNKIKSLNPRLSTKTNNLSHAELNHLYAEVVLSEEDFFSNYLQMLVLEQKSRSRLLSHGTLTEGLSITPSISGNDIIIPVGMFVSPFFHSSYPRALNYGTLGSLMAKDLLHLLLPNIQTQANNPESESKCIWSHYLSVTKDPGWVVTFSLSPSKQQEVWVQYTALQVALDAYKMSFTRHPGDSSLSGLSYIHLFLSSFTKVTCDADSYHEFMPFEPSFLVTVLCSNSGFCPKPLTCVNKSQSYPRETCQSRTLH
- the LOC109077557 gene encoding kell blood group glycoprotein homolog isoform X1 produces the protein MDENPAVRQEMVTMPEEQPQPHPVVCNKYRGLLLVVFAFSLFAAAFGLGVYCHLQKNADPWMPRWKSAAPPCLSPACLRVTEHFSVDMDPFSRPCDYFLFACGTGGSYTSEERHSVKGVSNEDNRELDKKKEARTGGIMRMRRETDFQGKSDGQQVKFPDRKTALLKTIKEILEAPEEGVSVNAAEQKAKKYFSTCMDAESTEKVGSKPFLTLIQQLGGWAVSNGLNRTDFNTTLALLMSQYSTFPFFSVYAGSDSGEKQTASSQHYIQIDEPYFQFPIDWNSKTQKSKASTRYLRPFYMSCGQYLALLGVPSNQTTQHCGLYISLSTTLALATAPLHYRLSQKLLYHRITIQELQTLAPAIDWLACLQATFQPLPISQSDLVLVHNLPYIIHMSQTISIWQVQHEMMGTRPLHTYMIFSLLHTLIPALDSRFFQTMRNFSIATGDTQEEIPRWLRCVQQTERGFDTLLSHAIRERHAQKEAEELIRDVYLSLKKKLTDLSWRDNRSSAFILNKIKSLNPRLSTKTNNLSHAELNHLYAEVVLSEEDFFSNYLQMLVLEQKSRSRLLSHGTLTEGLSITPSISGNDIIIPVGMFVSPFFHSSYPRALNYGTLGSLMAKDLLHLLLPNIQTQANNPESESKCIWSHYLSVTKDPGWVVTFSLSPSKQQEVWVQYTALQVALDAYKMSFTRHPGDSSLSGLSYIHLFLSSFTKVTCDADSYHEFMPFEPSFLVTVLCSNSGFCPKPLTCVNKSQSYPRETCQSRTLH
- the LOC109077557 gene encoding kell blood group glycoprotein homolog isoform X2, whose translation is MVTMPEEQPQPHPVVCNKYRGLLLVVFAFSLFAAAFGLGVYCHLQKNADPWMPRWKSAAPPCLSPACLRVTEHFSVDMDPFSRPCDYFLFACGTGGSYTSEERHSVKGVSNEDNRELDKKKEARTGGIMRMRRETDFQGKSDGQQVKFPDRKTALLKTIKEILEAPEEGVSVNAAEQKAKKYFSTCMDAESTEKVGSKPFLTLIQQLGGWAVSNGLNRTDFNTTLALLMSQYSTFPFFSVYAGSDSGEKQTASSQHYIQIDEPYFQFPIDWNSKTQKSKASTRYLRPFYMSCGQYLALLGVPSNQTTQHCGLYISLSTTLALATAPLHYRLSQKLLYHRITIQELQTLAPAIDWLACLQATFQPLPISQSDLVLVHNLPYIIHMSQTISIWQVQHEMMGTRPLHTYMIFSLLHTLIPALDSRFFQTMRNFSIATGDTQEEIPRWLRCVQQTERGFDTLLSHAIRERHAQKEAEELIRDVYLSLKKKLTDLSWRDNRSSAFILNKIKSLNPRLSTKTNNLSHAELNHLYAEVVLSEEDFFSNYLQMLVLEQKSRSRLLSHGTLTEGLSITPSISGNDIIIPVGMFVSPFFHSSYPRALNYGTLGSLMAKDLLHLLLPNIQTQANNPESESKCIWSHYLSVTKDPGWVVTFSLSPSKQQEVWVQYTALQVALDAYKMSFTRHPGDSSLSGLSYIHLFLSSFTKVTCDADSYHEFMPFEPSFLVTVLCSNSGFCPKPLTCVNKSQSYPRETCQSRTLH